Proteins co-encoded in one Setaria viridis chromosome 9, Setaria_viridis_v4.0, whole genome shotgun sequence genomic window:
- the LOC117839267 gene encoding FRIGIDA-like protein 1 isoform X1, whose product MADAAPSIPAAIDSLQTYSTALSAFTAAWRAVESHAAALDSTLAARLAGFSELELICSAMDGAGLRAHLTQHRDELKEPARALDAALLVAPDPGLLVLSAAAGFCRAPPEEAKSDGDIKVSYRLLIGLLDRLRAVGVKPSPEACDEARAVAADWKRGKRIGPDVMFKQETVAFLLLVGVFGLVEDVGGAGEVLDLVVSIAGRERAVDAFVGLGLDLDQHMPVLIEKMTQKGKQLEAVKFIQALNVVHKYPLLPVLRSYISAAALAGKMIQIRGDDPASQAHSAADSKERTLLGTLQKFIKEQKLEELPILEEANKRLAQLEQLSAERKRAAAAAVAAAQQVSKNIEQQQKILQLMQPAKRSKVDNVVQGSSGQNVHSAGVPSQQFILRQSIHTAVAPNRYQAALNPNVLPVITPIPQVVTGNHRPVGIQSQVPVAPAVLTQYGGLADYEGMSSRPYRSSTLVPGPSALNVPSGHSPSRSNLYSGDPLVAVSRSSGKRGSSYNYSLSNMSTYDPK is encoded by the exons ATGGCCGACGCCGCGCCGTCCATCCCGGCCGCGATCGACTCCCTCCAGACCTACTCCACGGCCCTCTCCGCCTTCACCGCTGCGTGGCGCGCCGTCGAGTCCCATGCCGCCGCCCTTGACTCCACCCTCGCTGCTCGCCTCGCCGGCTTCTCAGAGCTCGAGCTGATCTGCTCCGCGATGGACGGCGCTGGGCTCCGCGCGCACCTCACCCAGCATAGGGACGAGCTCAAGGAGCCCGCGCGCGCCCTCGACGCCGCGCTCCTGGTGGCGCCCGATCCGGGGCTTCTAGTCCTCTCCGCGGCCGCGGGTTTCTGCCGCGCGCCACCGGAGGAGGCCAAGAGCGATGGGGACATCAAGGTGTCCTACCGCCTGCTCATCGGCCTGCTCGACCGGCTGCGCGCGGTTGGGGTGAAACCGTCGCCGGAGGCGTGCGACGAGGCCAGAGCTGTCGCGGCGGACTGGAAACGAGGCAAGCGGATCGGGCCGGACGTGATGTTTAAGCAGGAAACAGTCGCATTCCTGCTTCTCGTGGGGGTGTTTGGGCTGGTTGAAGAtgtgggcggcgccggcgaggtgctAGATCTGGTTGTGTCGATCGCCGGCCGGGAGCGTGCTGTCGATGCGTTCGTCGGCCTTGGGCTCGACCTCGACCAGCATATGCCAG TTCTCATTGAGAAAATGACACAAAAAGGTAAACAGCTTGAGGCGGTCAAATTCATTCAAGCTCTTAATGTAGTGCACAAGTATCCTTTGTTGCCTGTTCTGAGGTCGTACATTAGTGCTGCTGCATTAGCTGGGAAGATGATCCAGATCAGGGGAGATGATCCTGCCTCTCAGGCACAT AGTGCAGCTGATTCTAAAGAGCGCACGCTGCTCGGAACATTGCAGAAGTTCATTAAGGAACAGAAGCTAGAAGAACTGCCTATTTTGGAAGAAGCCAACAAGCGATTGGCACAGTTGGAGCAGCTAAGTGCAGAGAGAAAgagagctgctgctgcagcagtaGCAGCTGCTCAACAAGTTAGCAAGAACAttgagcagcagcagaagaTACTGCAGCTCATGCAGCCTGCTAAGAGATCAAAGGTAGACAATGTGGTGCAAGGTTCTTCAGGCCAGAACGTCCATTCAGCTGGAGTTCCTAGCCAACAATTTATCCTGAGGCAGAGCATCCATACTGCTGTAGCGCCAAATCGGTATCAAGCTGCTTTAAACCCGAATGTACTACCTGTGATTACTCCGATTCCACAAGTTGTTACTGGGAATCATCGTCCGGTTGGCATCCAAAGTCAGGTCCCTGTTGCACCTGCTGTTCTGACTCAATATGGTGGCTTGGCAGATTATGAAGGGATGTCCTCCAGACCATATAGGTCCAGCACTCTAGTTCCTGGACCAAGTGCTTTGAATGTTCCGAGTGGGCACTCGCCGTCAAGGTCAAACCTCTATTCTGGAGATCCCCTCGTGGCTGTCTCCCGATCATCAGGCAAGAGGGGTTCATCTTACAACTATTCTTTGTCCAACATGTCAACTTATGATCCTAAATGA
- the LOC117837390 gene encoding putative pumilio homolog 7, chloroplastic produces MVKCFKAATNPELQDFEKIILSHTVQIAKGEFSNYFLQKVLQHGGERLRLNITDCVVEHLVSLSLDRYGTHVVQACFPRTASGGLPLLVRLRLRPALEKFRRLSDEQLAQLVQDCYANYVVRELLLAGKGVSSQLPSCHVGAGAGAGPSSIDPQLPAVFIRVEYGVQGSPEETVALARRIKKLPVAGWEHIDQAVRRVMVVVRMVLP; encoded by the exons ATGGTGAAATGCTTCAAAGCCGCGACAAACCCCGAGCTCCAGGACTTCGAGAAGATCATCTTGAGCCACACCGTTCAAATCGCCAAAGGAGAATTCAG CAACTACTTCTTGCAGAAAGTCCTCCAGCATGGCGGCGAACGACTGAGGCTGAACATCACGGACTGCGTCGTAGAGCACCTGGTGAGCCTGTCCTTGGACCGGTACGGGACCCACGTGGTGCAGGCGTGCTTCCCCCGGACGGCGTCGGGCGGCCTGCCGCTGCTGGTACGACTACGACTACGACCCGCGCTCGAGAAATTCCGGCGCCTGTCCGACGAGCAGCTCGCTCAACTGGTGCAGGACTGCTATGCCAACTACGTCGTCCGCGAGCTGCTCCTGGCCGGCAAAGGCGTAAGTAGTCAGCTCCCTTCCTGTCAcgtcggtgccggcgccggcgccgggccgtCATCGATCGATCCTCAGCTGCCTGCCGTTTTCATTCGTGTCGAATATGGTGTGCAGGGCTCCCCGGAGGAGACGGTGGCGCTGGCGCGGAGGATCAAGAAGCTGCCGGTGGCGGGCTGGGAACACATAGACCAAGCCGTGAGGCGGGTGATGGTGGTCGTCAGGATGGTGCTCCCCTAG
- the LOC117839267 gene encoding FRIGIDA-like protein 1 isoform X2: MADAAPSIPAAIDSLQTYSTALSAFTAAWRAVESHAAALDSTLAARLAGFSELELICSAMDGAGLRAHLTQHRDELKEPARALDAALLVAPDPGLLVLSAAAGFCRAPPEEAKSDGDIKVSYRLLIGLLDRLRAVGVKPSPEACDEARAVAADWKRGKRIGPDVMFKQETVAFLLLVGVFGLVEDVGGAGEVLDLVVSIAGRERAVDAFVGLGLDLDQHMPVLIEKMTQKGKQLEAVKFIQALNVVHKYPLLPVLRSYISAAALAGKMIQIRGDDPASQSAADSKERTLLGTLQKFIKEQKLEELPILEEANKRLAQLEQLSAERKRAAAAAVAAAQQVSKNIEQQQKILQLMQPAKRSKVDNVVQGSSGQNVHSAGVPSQQFILRQSIHTAVAPNRYQAALNPNVLPVITPIPQVVTGNHRPVGIQSQVPVAPAVLTQYGGLADYEGMSSRPYRSSTLVPGPSALNVPSGHSPSRSNLYSGDPLVAVSRSSGKRGSSYNYSLSNMSTYDPK; the protein is encoded by the exons ATGGCCGACGCCGCGCCGTCCATCCCGGCCGCGATCGACTCCCTCCAGACCTACTCCACGGCCCTCTCCGCCTTCACCGCTGCGTGGCGCGCCGTCGAGTCCCATGCCGCCGCCCTTGACTCCACCCTCGCTGCTCGCCTCGCCGGCTTCTCAGAGCTCGAGCTGATCTGCTCCGCGATGGACGGCGCTGGGCTCCGCGCGCACCTCACCCAGCATAGGGACGAGCTCAAGGAGCCCGCGCGCGCCCTCGACGCCGCGCTCCTGGTGGCGCCCGATCCGGGGCTTCTAGTCCTCTCCGCGGCCGCGGGTTTCTGCCGCGCGCCACCGGAGGAGGCCAAGAGCGATGGGGACATCAAGGTGTCCTACCGCCTGCTCATCGGCCTGCTCGACCGGCTGCGCGCGGTTGGGGTGAAACCGTCGCCGGAGGCGTGCGACGAGGCCAGAGCTGTCGCGGCGGACTGGAAACGAGGCAAGCGGATCGGGCCGGACGTGATGTTTAAGCAGGAAACAGTCGCATTCCTGCTTCTCGTGGGGGTGTTTGGGCTGGTTGAAGAtgtgggcggcgccggcgaggtgctAGATCTGGTTGTGTCGATCGCCGGCCGGGAGCGTGCTGTCGATGCGTTCGTCGGCCTTGGGCTCGACCTCGACCAGCATATGCCAG TTCTCATTGAGAAAATGACACAAAAAGGTAAACAGCTTGAGGCGGTCAAATTCATTCAAGCTCTTAATGTAGTGCACAAGTATCCTTTGTTGCCTGTTCTGAGGTCGTACATTAGTGCTGCTGCATTAGCTGGGAAGATGATCCAGATCAGGGGAGATGATCCTGCCTCTCAG AGTGCAGCTGATTCTAAAGAGCGCACGCTGCTCGGAACATTGCAGAAGTTCATTAAGGAACAGAAGCTAGAAGAACTGCCTATTTTGGAAGAAGCCAACAAGCGATTGGCACAGTTGGAGCAGCTAAGTGCAGAGAGAAAgagagctgctgctgcagcagtaGCAGCTGCTCAACAAGTTAGCAAGAACAttgagcagcagcagaagaTACTGCAGCTCATGCAGCCTGCTAAGAGATCAAAGGTAGACAATGTGGTGCAAGGTTCTTCAGGCCAGAACGTCCATTCAGCTGGAGTTCCTAGCCAACAATTTATCCTGAGGCAGAGCATCCATACTGCTGTAGCGCCAAATCGGTATCAAGCTGCTTTAAACCCGAATGTACTACCTGTGATTACTCCGATTCCACAAGTTGTTACTGGGAATCATCGTCCGGTTGGCATCCAAAGTCAGGTCCCTGTTGCACCTGCTGTTCTGACTCAATATGGTGGCTTGGCAGATTATGAAGGGATGTCCTCCAGACCATATAGGTCCAGCACTCTAGTTCCTGGACCAAGTGCTTTGAATGTTCCGAGTGGGCACTCGCCGTCAAGGTCAAACCTCTATTCTGGAGATCCCCTCGTGGCTGTCTCCCGATCATCAGGCAAGAGGGGTTCATCTTACAACTATTCTTTGTCCAACATGTCAACTTATGATCCTAAATGA